Part of the Mya arenaria isolate MELC-2E11 chromosome 8, ASM2691426v1 genome, AGGAGAATTCCCAGTTGCTGGAAGTAAGCAGGGTGTAGCCGTCAGACGTATCACAGTAGGCGGGTGGtcctaaaataaatttataaggAGAGGGTCATATGTTAAACCTTGTATACATCTCGTCAATGTTTTTTCGTGGAATAAATCACTTGCGGGTTTATAGGTTGGCAAACACGAAGAACCACTAACATGTTCAAACTATTTGGTTTATTATGCTAGAAACATGTCGcattacaaaatacaaatacaaatgtatcgaaaagtattaaaataagtaTGCACCACACTAGATTGGAATGGTCGGTTTCTTATGCATATCTGATCATATATACAAAATCCTTCTCAAATCGTTGAAAACATACAATTTCAACTGTTGTTTATACCCTCACCCCTCCACACCAACCATTTATCTTATATGAACACGTGGAGACTAAACTGACATCAGCATTCTgctttaatgaaacaaaacacattataaTGAAGTTGACTGTGCTATAATGCGATTAACACTCCAGAAACCTGTGTGTGTACAAACTAAGTAGTCATACACCCTATCAAATGATATAAGGCAAGACCCAAGAAGACACTGAGCGAGAGACACAAAGCTTTCAAAAACCACAAACAAAAATGCCAGAAACAGAACCTGCCAATGTAAAAGATACATAAAAGACACACACGCAAAGGGCTGTTCAGAAAGAGAAGTCAAGGAGTAACAGTGATATGTGCAGTAACGACACAAAGACCAAATGGCAACACAGCACAAGCCAAATCACAAGGAACATAGAAAACAGCAATCTaacatttgaatacattttttacttgcttttcaactattttaattaatgtaGTTCCATCGAGTGTCTTTCGATACTTATGCAAGGAGGGCAACTACGCTATAAAATCTCACTCGTCAGAATGTTCAATATTGAGATTTAGGAATAAATGCATGTAAATCATATGGAAATAGTTCTAACACATCTTAAGTAGAATACGATATTAATCATATGTACAATCAGTATTGAGCCTACtcgttgtggtggtggtggtggtggtggtggtggtggtagtggtggtggaaGTGGTGGTAGTTATTGGGGTGCTTGATGTTGAACTAGCGACGCTGTACGCTGACGTTGGTGGATGGTTGCATAAATCTGTTGAACAGCAAGAGAAAGCTGCGTCACGACTTGCATGACGTTGACGTCGTTTTCCAATCACGACCGCCAATACCGCTTTACCATCACAaacctttaaaacattacacAGCATTTTAGTAATGAACTATCAATGTACCGACATTCTAAGATAATATCCTATTATATTCACATAGCTGTAGTCACGTATAGTGATAATCCCTTATGCACTTTTGTAAAATGGcagtaaaatattgaaaactgcaattttcattttttggcatttttaaaaaatctataTATTTGTCAAGCGTGTTGTCCTACAAGCATTTtggaaaatacaaataaatcatgGGGCTAAAACGCCTGGTAGATGAAAATTGGCTATCTTAAGATAAATGTTTTGGTTGAGAAACAGCATCACCGTACGCGTCCTCTTTTACGAACCTTATTAGGAAAAATCTTACTGATCAGTTGGTTTGCAACAACAGAATATACATTTATCGATGTAAAGCAATTCTTTTTGGGATATATCACGACCCAACTATATGTGTAGACTTCATGCATACCGTTTACGAAACCCTTTATTATATTTGCATCGATATATCATATAGATATTCGACTTCTACTATAAGCAGATTACATTTAAAGGTATACCAGCTGGATCACCTAAAAGCCGTTATGTATACAATAGAGGTACGTCTCTAAGTTCAGGGATGCACCTCTATCTTAATTACTGGTTTTAGAATGAAGCTCTTACGATAGGGGCGTATCTCTAAATTTTCAGATGCACCTTTATTCCTGCTCTATTCTTGGCTTTAAAGCAACtatgcaccagatgatcaatttgcaagcaaaacagaaaattgtcgaaaactttcataaacttggtattaatgtgtacaatgctttgaaacttactaactgaagtaccacatagtttacaatttatttaagtttagcagttatttcgtatttttccattaaaaaagattactgggtatgtctacctagtagaattcattccttatgcgtgattggctagtcggtggtatcacgtgatatgaccGATTTAGGTGTATATCTTAATTAACGATTAGAGTAAGctgtcgtagctcagtggatacgacgatTTTGACGACAcgggttcaaacccggtctccgacacaattttgttttacattttggtaccttttttacaatgatgatatcaaagcgtaacaaattctattaaataattgtcctgaaattcgttacagaaaaaacattttagtaccaatctggtgtacagtcacTTTAAGGATATTTTGACCTGTATGGTGCGTCATAGCGTATACCATGCTCCAATACGTACATCATTTGTGGCACACATGAGGGTGTACTCATCATGTTCATCAGCGGTCGAGTGAATCCAGTTGGATAGAcatttcttaaaagaaaaagaaatggcTATTTGTGAAGCATTGTAAGTTTAGAGGTTTGTAGAATGTATTTGTCTCTTATCTAAACGCTTTTATCGTTTTGTCGGTAGACTAAATCTTGGTTAGCTTAAATGCTACTTGGTATAAATCTCAAGAAACATACTATATAATATATCCGAGAGGATAAAAGGCTACCCTGGAAATCAGTTATggataaaaatatttgcaaatcaACACTGCatacaagtattttgtttatttttttccatccggtacaaaataattaaactgcAAATGACGGGACGGGAAATGTAGCACTGTTTGTATGAGTAACACTCGATAGAAATATACTAAGGCCAACCCGCACCGAGAAAACGATTAcccttgaatgaaaaaaaaactaatgagGTTTCCACCGGTTTTTATCTCAATCtaggaaattgaaaaaaacaacacctacGGGGTTTGGTGGTAAGCAAACAAACGGAGCAGACCCATTTGGCGATCAATAAGTCATGTTTCTGATACGGTAGGGGTGCAGGtagaccatttttcatttaacgCTCTATTTACAGGGTGAAAGGCGCCGCTTTATTTTAAGAGGTAATGCGCGTTTCCTGTACGCACTCTCTATTATGaaacatttgcataatattCATGATTGATACACCTATCAATCGGTACAACTCGGACATTATGAACAGATATAAATGATACAGAAAAATGGCGGTACCCATATCTGAAACGTGTTGAACGTGTCTTCAACCGTCAAGGTACGTTTAAGGGATTATGCCTGTTAAGTTCATTCAGGTTTCTCCAAAGCGTTACTAATACACAAatcaaaatacttcatttcagtACATTGTTTAGGCTATCAAATAGGTCTACTTATGAGATGATAATTGGGTAAATGGGCTGGGCCTTATCACATTTTCGTATATATTGAAGCATATAATTGAAGTATatcccgaagcttgccggagatggccgagttgttacgattgaaaCACTTACCTCTCCAGTTTCACACGTCATTGTAGAATTACACGTATCATTTTGTGACATCGTTTGACAATTGTAACATGTCAGTGCTGTAAAATACTATAATGCTCATTATTcacaatatttcaatgaaacaacataaacaatccaaaaacaacaaaaacacgaCGAAATTCGTACACAACCCACATTATCATTCAAAGCGCCATACTACTTACGtatatgtaaaatgttataagtaaataaacggttattttttcaataatttttcgAAAGTAAATcagtattttattacatttcaaataaataaagagTGCCAAGAAAATACTAACGGCACAAGTTGCAATATCTTGGACAAGCGTTGGGAGCAATAACTTGGTCTTGGCACACATTTGGGTCTTGTTGCGCCATTAAGGCGCAAGCCCTGCTGTCGATATCTGCACATTGGCCCCACACAGCGGATGGGATCACCAGGATATAGAAAACTGCAAATACAAACAGAATCGTTATTGCCTCATAATTACAGGCGCAGAATGAGTGCTGGCGCAAACAGCCCGGAACCCAGAGGTTGTGTTGAGGGAGGGCGTTAGGTCGTAGAGACAAATTCCTAGCAAATctataattactacaaattgttactatttgacatttaacaaaattatatattgtataaaacaataatttcagGTTTTAATAACTTAGACGTTCTAGAATGCAAGCTTGCAGATGTAAACCTTTATGAATATAAGAAGTCTTACATTTCAAATAGTCCATAGCCTCCAAAGTACTGTCACTACCTTTGTGCCAAAAAGATAACGTTATGAATCTTACATCAAGTTAGCCATATGGCACTGTCTACAGAGGGGTTCTAAAGTATGTTATCTTTGCTTGTAGCTCATTAAAGTGGTATACTTATTGTGGTTTTTTTGTAACCGCTAATGCAATAAAGAAAGTTGTTGTTCATAAATGGATAACTAAGCATCAGAATTAAGTAGTAACATAAACGGTAAATGGATGTTACATTAAATAATGTTCcataaacaacatttataaaaaccGGTTAATTAAAGACAATAATGCCGTTTACGACGATATGTGAAACGGTAACGAGCTTTATTGGGAAGCACCGTAGGGGTAACACAACATGACTGGTCGAATGGATAACTTCACCCATCGGTTCGAAAATAGGAATTGGTTTAgggtagggatgcaaacgaatggcaaaattgatattcgaatattcggtaattatTCGCTACAGTTATAGCCGGAGCCTTTGCCATAGCCGGTACACGTGCCGGACCCTGATTATTCCCAAAATTAGCCTCTGAAATTTtccatttacagaaaataaatccaacaaatagcacaatattttgaacaa contains:
- the LOC128242938 gene encoding C-type mannose receptor 2-like; this encodes MDYLKFFYILVIPSAVWGQCADIDSRACALMAQQDPNVCQDQVIAPNACPRYCNLCPLTCYNCQTMSQNDTCNSTMTCETGEKCLSNWIHSTADEHDEYTLMCATNDVCDGKAVLAVVIGKRRQRHASRDAAFSCCSTDLCNHPPTSAYSVASSTSSTPITTTTSTTTTTTTTTTTTTTTRPPAYCDTSDGYTLLTSSNWEFSSTQLCVKLHQTTLEFVDAMSYCERENATLVVLDTQAKYDLVETVLQKTPDNRLWIGMQYIKYQNTFIWLNGIHVDDNDNRWGSHEPSHHSFEGCVCIDKHDNNGFHNTVCGDRHAYICERKM